A single region of the Paludibacter jiangxiensis genome encodes:
- a CDS encoding golvesin C-terminal-like domain-containing protein, with amino-acid sequence MKLILWKAACVCLLMLATSALSAQEITDAGLKKAISDSLTVYLHTQTTGKTTVKTIECNKKEKTVTVLMDEYLAYFPMKEADVQNIYRCVQKMMPDSLQKFHLSIASDGKSLEELVPNVYRAQTHKDKSRIFNNKENKVPLVQRISEPYKITNGLQNKHIAMWQSHGFYYEQKLARWEWQRARIFQTVEDLYTQSYVLPYLVPMLENAGANVLLPRERDYHSAEVIVDNDASATGSLYKESNGKEAWKEGEGNGFANKKSVYQDWENPFKMGSFRQAATVKKGDVSEVCWTPDMPEKGRYAVYVSYKSLPNSADDALYTVYHLGGKSEFKVNQTMGGGTWVFLGFFSFDKGKNDACKITLSNKSARKNCVVTADAVKIGGGMGNIARMPDPSGNITENVKSSDGSTPQKVEPALPIHYTPEISGYPRYTEGARYWLQWAGFPDSIYSRSHGTNDYTDDYQSRGFWVNYLAGGSKVLPKSEGLHVPVDLAFAFHSDAGTTYNDDIIGTLGIYMTHHNNEVYENGQSRWAARDLTNLVMDEIVKDVRYYYEPNWTRRGMWNKSYSEARVPNVPTMLLELLSHQNFADMRYGLDPHFRFTVSRSIYKGMLKFIAGQYNYPCVVQPLPVETFSSRFTGDTQVALSWQAVNDPMEASAKPSKYVLYTRVGDGDFDNGKLVNDTACQVVVEKDKIYSFKVTAVNDGGESFPSEILSVCRKSNEKGVAMIVNGFTRVSAPFSFAAKDSLGGFVDFIDHGVPDKVQYNYIGSMYEFRRQIPWMDDDSAGFGGSQGDHETQVIAGNSFDYPAVHGRALAEGGYSFVSTSKQSVIACRADLSGYAILDVILGKEKAWTVARGAKPTVFKAFPVELQAAITDYCLKGGNLLISGAYVGTDLWDNPNATKADRAWAQNILKFQWRNDAGAVTGKMKAVASPFTAFAGKYNYFNELNSESYVVERPDAIEPAGKDSYTIFRYSENNLSAGVAYKGDYSTCILGVPFEAIKPEGRSALMKGILGFFEQKLKQAEITH; translated from the coding sequence ATGAAATTAATACTCTGGAAAGCAGCATGTGTCTGCTTGTTGATGCTGGCAACGTCTGCTTTGTCGGCACAGGAAATTACGGATGCCGGCCTGAAGAAGGCGATATCCGATTCGTTGACCGTTTATTTGCACACGCAAACAACCGGTAAAACAACCGTAAAAACCATCGAATGCAATAAAAAGGAGAAAACCGTAACGGTATTGATGGATGAATATCTGGCCTATTTCCCCATGAAAGAGGCCGATGTGCAGAACATTTATCGCTGCGTTCAGAAGATGATGCCCGATTCTCTTCAAAAGTTTCATCTCTCCATCGCTTCCGATGGAAAGTCGTTGGAGGAGCTGGTTCCCAATGTCTACCGTGCACAAACTCATAAGGATAAAAGCCGCATCTTCAACAATAAAGAAAACAAGGTGCCTCTTGTTCAGCGTATTTCCGAGCCGTACAAAATTACGAACGGGCTGCAGAACAAACACATTGCTATGTGGCAAAGTCATGGTTTCTATTATGAACAGAAACTGGCGCGTTGGGAATGGCAGCGAGCCCGTATTTTTCAAACGGTAGAGGATTTGTATACACAGAGTTATGTGTTGCCTTATCTGGTGCCGATGTTGGAGAATGCCGGTGCAAACGTGTTGCTTCCCCGCGAACGCGATTATCATTCGGCGGAAGTGATTGTCGATAATGATGCCTCCGCAACCGGTTCGCTCTATAAAGAGAGTAACGGTAAAGAAGCCTGGAAAGAGGGTGAGGGAAACGGTTTTGCCAACAAAAAGAGTGTCTATCAGGATTGGGAGAATCCTTTCAAAATGGGAAGCTTCCGCCAGGCGGCAACCGTGAAGAAAGGCGACGTCAGCGAAGTCTGCTGGACTCCTGATATGCCTGAAAAAGGGCGGTATGCCGTCTATGTTTCGTACAAATCATTGCCCAATAGCGCCGATGATGCGCTCTATACCGTGTATCATCTGGGTGGAAAATCGGAATTCAAAGTGAACCAGACAATGGGTGGCGGAACCTGGGTATTCCTTGGTTTCTTCAGTTTCGATAAGGGCAAGAACGATGCCTGCAAAATTACGCTGAGCAATAAAAGTGCACGCAAAAATTGCGTGGTAACTGCCGATGCCGTTAAAATTGGTGGAGGTATGGGCAATATTGCCCGTATGCCCGATCCGAGCGGAAATATCACCGAGAACGTGAAAAGTTCGGATGGCTCCACACCTCAAAAGGTGGAACCTGCGCTTCCCATTCACTACACTCCCGAAATCAGCGGATATCCCCGTTACACCGAAGGGGCTCGTTACTGGTTGCAGTGGGCCGGTTTTCCCGACAGCATCTATAGCCGCAGTCACGGTACCAACGATTACACCGACGACTACCAGAGCCGTGGCTTCTGGGTGAATTATCTTGCCGGAGGCTCAAAAGTGTTGCCGAAATCCGAAGGGCTGCACGTACCGGTCGACCTCGCCTTTGCGTTTCACTCTGATGCCGGAACTACCTACAACGACGATATTATCGGTACGCTGGGGATCTATATGACTCATCACAACAACGAGGTGTATGAAAACGGACAATCCCGCTGGGCTGCGCGCGACCTGACCAACCTGGTGATGGACGAAATTGTAAAAGACGTTCGTTATTATTACGAGCCCAACTGGACCCGTCGCGGTATGTGGAACAAATCGTATAGCGAAGCCCGGGTGCCGAATGTTCCGACCATGTTGCTTGAACTGCTCTCTCACCAGAATTTTGCCGACATGCGCTACGGGCTCGATCCTCACTTCCGTTTCACCGTGAGTCGTTCCATTTACAAAGGAATGTTGAAATTTATTGCCGGTCAATACAACTACCCCTGCGTGGTGCAGCCGCTTCCGGTGGAGACATTTAGTAGCCGTTTTACGGGCGATACGCAGGTTGCGTTGAGCTGGCAGGCAGTGAACGACCCGATGGAGGCTTCGGCCAAACCTTCGAAATATGTGCTCTACACCCGTGTGGGCGATGGTGATTTCGATAACGGAAAACTAGTCAACGATACCGCTTGTCAGGTTGTCGTTGAGAAAGATAAGATTTACAGTTTCAAGGTGACTGCGGTCAACGACGGAGGCGAAAGCTTTCCTTCCGAAATCCTTTCGGTTTGTCGTAAATCGAACGAGAAAGGTGTTGCGATGATTGTAAACGGATTTACCCGCGTGAGTGCTCCCTTTAGTTTCGCTGCAAAAGATAGCCTGGGTGGCTTCGTCGATTTTATCGATCACGGAGTACCCGACAAGGTACAGTACAACTACATCGGCAGCATGTATGAGTTCCGCCGCCAGATTCCCTGGATGGATGACGACTCTGCCGGTTTTGGGGGGAGTCAGGGCGATCACGAAACCCAGGTCATTGCCGGGAACAGTTTCGATTATCCGGCAGTTCACGGGCGCGCGTTGGCAGAAGGGGGCTACTCTTTCGTGTCGACAAGCAAACAGTCTGTGATTGCCTGTCGTGCCGACCTGAGCGGTTATGCCATTCTGGATGTTATTTTGGGAAAAGAGAAGGCGTGGACGGTGGCACGCGGTGCAAAACCGACGGTGTTCAAGGCCTTCCCGGTGGAGTTGCAGGCGGCCATAACCGACTATTGCCTGAAGGGTGGAAATCTGCTCATTAGCGGAGCCTATGTGGGTACCGATCTTTGGGATAACCCCAATGCAACGAAGGCCGATCGCGCCTGGGCTCAGAATATTCTGAAATTCCAGTGGAGGAACGATGCCGGAGCTGTTACAGGTAAGATGAAAGCTGTTGCGTCGCCTTTCACTGCTTTTGCCGGAAAATATAACTATTTCAACGAACTGAACAGCGAATCGTATGTGGTGGAACGCCCCGACGCGATAGAACCTGCCGGCAAAGATTCGTATACCATTTTCCGCTATTCGGAGAATAACCTGAGCGCCGGTGTTGCCTACAAAGGCGACTATTCGACCTGTATTCTCGGGGTGCCTTTTGAAGCAATCAAACCCGAAGGAAGAAGCGCCCTGATGAAGGGTATTCTGGGTTTCTTCGAACAAAAACTCAAACAGGCAGAAATTACTCATTGA
- a CDS encoding dipeptide epimerase, producing MTTRRNFLKTSALVTAGSLITPASIFSQSNKSSRLGGSKTMQLTFKPYEAKLVHPFTVSGYTRTTTPIVLTEITYDGVTGYGEAAMPPYLGETIASVTAFLEKVNLKQFSNPFELDDILAYVDAIAINNTAAKASIDIALHDLVGKLIGRPWHQIWGYTASKAPVTTFTIGIDTEEMVKQKTRETEQFKVIKVKLGVDEVSDKMIINAVRSVTDKPLRVDANQGWKDKHYALKMIEWLAAKNVEFVEQPLPKHNLDDMAWLTEHSPLPTIADESCQRLEDIPRLKGVFDGINIKLMKCTGMREANKMISMAESFGMKLMIGCMTETSCAISAAAQLAPKMNFADLDGNILIANDCFSGMKLVDGKITLNNEPGIGVKKI from the coding sequence ATGACAACACGACGCAACTTTCTGAAAACATCCGCGTTGGTAACAGCCGGTTCGCTGATTACTCCGGCCTCGATATTTTCACAATCAAACAAGTCCTCCCGCTTGGGTGGCAGCAAAACCATGCAACTGACGTTCAAACCCTACGAAGCCAAGCTGGTGCACCCGTTTACCGTTTCGGGCTATACCCGTACCACTACGCCTATTGTGCTCACCGAGATCACCTACGACGGGGTGACCGGTTACGGAGAGGCCGCCATGCCTCCCTATCTCGGCGAAACCATCGCGTCGGTGACGGCTTTTCTCGAAAAGGTCAACCTAAAACAATTCAGCAACCCCTTTGAGCTCGACGATATTCTCGCGTATGTCGATGCGATTGCCATTAACAATACCGCTGCGAAAGCTTCGATAGATATTGCTCTGCACGATTTGGTGGGCAAGCTGATCGGCCGTCCCTGGCATCAGATTTGGGGATACACGGCTTCCAAAGCGCCTGTTACTACTTTTACCATCGGCATCGATACCGAGGAGATGGTGAAGCAGAAAACCCGCGAAACGGAACAGTTCAAGGTGATAAAAGTGAAACTGGGTGTCGATGAGGTTTCCGATAAGATGATTATCAATGCCGTTCGCTCGGTGACCGATAAACCTCTCCGCGTGGATGCTAACCAGGGGTGGAAAGACAAGCACTACGCCCTGAAAATGATAGAATGGCTGGCTGCCAAGAATGTTGAATTTGTGGAGCAACCGCTTCCCAAGCATAACCTCGACGATATGGCTTGGCTCACCGAACACAGTCCGTTGCCTACCATTGCCGACGAATCGTGTCAGCGGCTCGAAGATATTCCCCGTTTGAAGGGAGTTTTCGACGGCATCAATATCAAACTGATGAAGTGTACAGGTATGCGTGAGGCCAACAAAATGATCAGCATGGCCGAATCGTTCGGAATGAAACTGATGATCGGTTGCATGACCGAGACTTCGTGTGCCATCTCGGCGGCGGCTCAACTGGCTCCGAAGATGAATTTTGCCGATCTGGATGGAAATATACTGATTGCCAATGACTGTTTCTCGGGAATGAAACTGGTTGATGGAAAAATTACACTGAATAACGAACCCGGAATCGGCGTGAAAAAGATTTGA
- a CDS encoding C40 family peptidase, protein MMKKNLISGLVCGLMLCLAVAQPVRGAESGYGIAIQSLIDLRLAPSYAGEMGTQALMGTPLHVLEKGHGWVKVTTPEGYASWTTTSEIKLIDEKEMKAWNKAPKVIVTEYFTLLRKEASATSGVVSDVVWGDLVKNIGEQNGYYKVQLPDGRMAFLKKESGEPFDQWLANRRPTAENIIATAKMFIGFPYVWGGASIKGVDCSGFTKTSFFLNGVVLLRDASQQATTGDPVDISKGYGNLKPGDLLFFGAKKVTHVGMYIGNGEFIHSAGMVHISSLRSEASNYDAWNAKRLLCARRILTQIDKDPNIVSLKNHPYYK, encoded by the coding sequence ATGATGAAAAAAAATCTGATTTCTGGTTTAGTGTGTGGATTGATGTTGTGCCTTGCGGTGGCACAACCAGTGAGAGGTGCGGAATCCGGATATGGCATTGCCATCCAGTCGTTGATTGATTTGCGGTTGGCACCTTCGTATGCAGGCGAGATGGGAACCCAGGCGTTGATGGGAACTCCGTTGCATGTCCTCGAGAAAGGGCATGGCTGGGTGAAGGTAACGACACCCGAAGGGTATGCTTCCTGGACGACTACCTCGGAGATAAAATTAATAGACGAAAAGGAGATGAAGGCGTGGAACAAGGCACCAAAAGTCATCGTGACGGAATATTTTACCCTGCTGCGTAAAGAGGCGTCGGCAACATCCGGCGTGGTGTCGGATGTAGTTTGGGGCGACTTGGTGAAAAATATAGGAGAACAAAACGGTTATTACAAAGTGCAGTTGCCAGATGGCCGCATGGCTTTCCTGAAAAAAGAGTCGGGTGAGCCTTTCGATCAATGGTTGGCAAATCGCCGACCCACCGCCGAAAACATCATTGCCACGGCAAAAATGTTTATTGGCTTTCCGTATGTATGGGGCGGGGCATCCATCAAAGGGGTCGATTGCAGCGGTTTTACCAAAACCAGTTTCTTCCTCAATGGTGTTGTATTGCTGCGGGATGCTTCACAACAGGCAACCACGGGCGATCCGGTAGATATTTCCAAAGGGTACGGCAACCTGAAACCCGGCGATCTGCTCTTCTTTGGGGCTAAAAAAGTGACCCATGTGGGCATGTATATCGGCAACGGAGAGTTTATTCATTCTGCCGGAATGGTGCATATCAGCAGCTTGCGCTCCGAAGCATCCAACTACGATGCCTGGAATGCCAAACGTTTGCTCTGTGCCCGTCGCATTCTCACACAGATTGATAAAGATCCGAACATCGTTTCTTTGAAGAATCATCCGTACTATAAATGA
- a CDS encoding glycoside hydrolase family 9 protein: MKKNRSLLVIVLLCAFAVVSAQQWIRVNQLGYLSGDRKVAVWLSKQKALINEFKVINELTGEVAFRGRTIENKVPNSAFGAACRLDFSAFAKAGSYRVEAGNAVSPVFRIGDDVYRGAADVPLNYMRQQRCGYNPFLKDSCHRYDGRIIFLPGHENEKISAWGGWHDASDYLKYVTTSANATFQMLFAYQQNPAAFGDQYDANGLPGSNGIPDVLDEAKWGLDWLVRLNPDKDTFFNQIADDRDHASFRLPTTDPVDYGWGSGKERPVYACMGEPQGLRKYKNRSTGLASTVGKYASSFALASEVLAKFYPDFAEKLKQKAADAYQKGVEHPGACQTASCVSPYFYEEDNWVDDMELAATQLYRMTGKEDYLKSAVNYGRMEPVTPWLGADSARHYQWYPFINLGHYFLGGQNNKRISAEFIRNMRSGLERLRDRAGDDPFINGIPFIWCSNNLEVAAATQARLYRTLTGDTAFLDMETALRDWLFGCNPWGKCMIVGLPGYGDYPHHPHSALAQVYHYPITGGLVDGPIYTPIYSSLKGVHLTGDDRYADFQSDRVVYHDDYADYSSNEPTMDGTASLCYYLSSLAGNPADSRLKVDEGGIVRGSVEKKEITLVFTGHEFADGAETIANVLKKHAASGAFFLTGDFYRKYPKIVRMLQQNGNYLGPHSDKHLLYADWSKRDSTLVSREQFAKDLKDNYAAMRQAGLKVPEQLLFLPAYEYYNKEVAGWTTQLGVTLVNYTPGSTSNADYTTPDMKSYRSSDEIFNNILKYESSKGLNGFLLLTHIGTDPRRTDKFYNKLDELMTTLEKRGYRFVSITENIKR; the protein is encoded by the coding sequence ATGAAAAAGAATCGTTCATTATTAGTCATTGTTCTGTTGTGTGCGTTTGCTGTAGTCTCCGCTCAACAGTGGATACGTGTCAACCAGTTGGGTTACCTTTCCGGCGACCGGAAAGTTGCCGTGTGGTTGAGTAAGCAAAAGGCCCTGATTAATGAATTCAAGGTGATCAACGAATTGACCGGCGAGGTGGCTTTTCGGGGGCGGACGATCGAAAATAAAGTGCCCAACAGCGCTTTTGGTGCGGCTTGCAGACTCGATTTTTCTGCGTTTGCCAAAGCCGGATCGTATCGAGTAGAAGCGGGGAATGCGGTTTCACCGGTTTTTCGAATCGGCGACGATGTCTACCGTGGAGCTGCCGATGTACCGTTGAATTATATGCGCCAGCAACGGTGCGGCTACAATCCTTTTCTGAAGGACTCCTGCCATCGTTACGACGGACGCATCATTTTTCTGCCGGGACATGAAAACGAAAAAATCAGTGCCTGGGGTGGCTGGCACGATGCTTCCGACTATCTGAAATATGTAACGACTTCGGCCAACGCAACCTTCCAGATGTTGTTTGCCTACCAGCAAAATCCGGCTGCTTTCGGCGATCAGTACGATGCTAACGGACTTCCAGGTAGCAATGGCATTCCTGATGTGTTGGATGAGGCCAAATGGGGCTTGGACTGGTTGGTGCGGCTGAATCCCGATAAGGATACCTTTTTCAACCAGATTGCCGACGACCGCGATCACGCTTCGTTCCGCTTACCGACGACCGATCCGGTGGATTACGGCTGGGGATCGGGCAAGGAGCGTCCTGTGTATGCCTGCATGGGCGAACCGCAGGGTTTGCGAAAATATAAAAACCGTTCTACCGGTTTGGCCTCGACGGTAGGGAAATATGCCTCTTCGTTTGCTTTAGCTTCGGAGGTGCTGGCTAAATTCTATCCCGACTTTGCTGAAAAGTTGAAACAAAAGGCTGCCGATGCCTACCAAAAAGGGGTGGAGCATCCGGGTGCCTGTCAGACGGCTTCCTGCGTGTCACCCTATTTTTACGAGGAAGACAACTGGGTGGACGATATGGAACTGGCTGCTACACAGCTTTACCGGATGACAGGGAAAGAGGATTACCTCAAAAGTGCTGTGAATTACGGTCGCATGGAACCTGTGACGCCGTGGCTGGGTGCCGATTCGGCTCGTCATTACCAGTGGTATCCGTTCATCAATCTGGGACACTATTTTCTGGGAGGACAAAACAATAAACGGATCAGTGCCGAGTTTATACGCAATATGCGAAGCGGACTTGAACGCCTGCGTGACCGTGCCGGTGACGATCCGTTCATCAACGGAATTCCGTTCATCTGGTGCTCCAACAATCTGGAGGTGGCAGCTGCTACGCAAGCCCGTCTTTACCGGACGCTCACTGGCGATACAGCCTTTCTTGATATGGAAACGGCGTTGCGCGACTGGCTCTTCGGCTGCAATCCCTGGGGGAAATGTATGATTGTGGGTTTGCCGGGTTACGGCGATTATCCGCATCATCCCCATTCGGCATTGGCACAAGTCTATCACTATCCGATTACCGGTGGTTTGGTAGACGGACCGATCTACACGCCGATTTATTCGAGTCTGAAAGGAGTGCACCTGACGGGTGATGACCGGTATGCCGATTTTCAGTCCGATCGGGTGGTGTATCACGACGATTATGCCGACTATTCGAGCAACGAGCCGACCATGGACGGTACTGCTTCGCTGTGTTACTACCTCTCGTCGCTGGCCGGAAATCCCGCCGATAGCCGGTTGAAAGTAGATGAAGGAGGCATTGTACGGGGAAGTGTTGAGAAAAAAGAGATAACGCTGGTCTTTACCGGACATGAATTTGCAGATGGTGCCGAAACCATTGCCAACGTGTTGAAGAAACACGCTGCCAGCGGCGCCTTTTTCCTGACGGGCGATTTCTATCGGAAGTATCCGAAGATTGTTCGTATGTTGCAGCAAAACGGGAACTATCTTGGCCCGCATTCCGATAAGCACCTGCTTTATGCCGACTGGAGCAAACGTGACTCCACGCTGGTAAGTCGTGAGCAGTTTGCCAAGGACTTGAAAGACAATTATGCCGCCATGCGTCAGGCAGGATTGAAAGTGCCGGAGCAACTCTTATTCCTTCCGGCATATGAATATTACAACAAAGAGGTTGCCGGATGGACGACGCAATTAGGTGTTACGTTGGTCAATTACACCCCCGGAAGCACCTCGAATGCCGATTATACGACTCCCGACATGAAGAGCTACCGCTCGTCGGATGAGATCTTCAACAATATTTTGAAGTATGAATCGTCTAAAGGATTGAACGGATTTCTGTTGCTGACACACATCGGCACCGATCCCCGGCGGACGGATAAATTTTATAACAAATTGGACGAATTGATGACCACCCTCGAAAAACGGGGATATCGTTTCGTTTCGATTACGGAAAATATAAAACGATGA
- a CDS encoding sodium:solute symporter — protein sequence MSLTLILSVFVVYTVLLFAISWYTSRKADNSSYFQGNKKSPWFVVAYGMVGTSISGVTMISVPGNVTNQAFYYMPMVLGFVVGYAIIALVLLPLYYRMNLTSIYTYLESRFGFYTYKAGASFFVLSRVLGAAVRIYLVVFVLHGFLPQGTMPFWVVAFVFMLLIFLYTLKGGVKTIIWTDMLQTTFMILAVIVAVIVIANQMGWNFGEMVSAVTASDYSSWFDMKWDNTTHFFKQFISGIFVTIVMTGLDQEMMQKNLSCKTLKDSQKNIFTTSITIVIVNLLFLTLGAVLALYVQKHGGMAAMGISAVDKIFPTIAENYLGMFCGVIFLIGLVSASYPSAGGALTSLTTSFCVDFIGFNRRTDLSDEKKLKIRYRTHAAYTIIFFLLILLFYVINNKAVIDLVYQLAAYTYGPLLGFFFFGILTKYQVRDRWMPFVAVASPLFCLLLDWVAKSIFHFGFGFTLLIFNGLFTFVAMWLLRKSPVSIEK from the coding sequence ATGTCTTTAACTCTTATTCTTAGCGTATTTGTTGTTTACACCGTCTTGTTGTTTGCCATATCGTGGTACACATCTCGTAAGGCCGACAACAGTTCTTATTTTCAGGGAAATAAAAAATCTCCCTGGTTTGTGGTGGCTTATGGTATGGTGGGTACTTCCATTTCGGGGGTGACCATGATTTCGGTGCCGGGTAATGTGACGAATCAGGCATTTTACTACATGCCTATGGTTCTTGGATTTGTGGTGGGATACGCCATTATTGCACTGGTTCTGTTGCCTCTTTATTACCGAATGAACCTGACCTCCATTTACACTTACCTCGAATCGCGTTTCGGTTTTTATACCTACAAAGCGGGCGCATCGTTCTTCGTGCTATCGCGTGTGTTGGGGGCTGCCGTTCGTATCTATCTGGTTGTATTTGTATTGCACGGATTTCTTCCGCAGGGAACGATGCCGTTCTGGGTGGTGGCGTTTGTCTTTATGTTGCTCATTTTCCTCTACACGTTGAAGGGCGGGGTGAAAACCATCATTTGGACCGATATGCTGCAAACTACTTTTATGATTCTGGCTGTGATTGTCGCAGTGATCGTTATTGCAAACCAAATGGGCTGGAACTTCGGCGAAATGGTTTCGGCAGTGACTGCCAGCGATTACTCTTCGTGGTTCGACATGAAATGGGATAACACCACTCATTTCTTCAAACAGTTTATCAGCGGTATTTTTGTTACCATTGTAATGACGGGGCTCGATCAGGAGATGATGCAGAAAAATTTGAGTTGCAAAACACTGAAAGATTCGCAGAAGAATATTTTTACCACCAGTATTACCATTGTTATTGTCAACCTGTTGTTCCTGACACTGGGAGCTGTGTTGGCGTTGTATGTGCAGAAGCACGGTGGAATGGCTGCGATGGGAATTTCAGCCGTCGATAAAATTTTCCCGACCATTGCCGAAAATTATCTCGGAATGTTTTGCGGTGTTATCTTCCTTATCGGTTTGGTATCGGCCTCTTATCCGAGTGCCGGGGGCGCTTTGACTTCGCTCACCACTTCGTTCTGTGTCGATTTTATCGGTTTCAACCGACGCACCGATTTGAGCGATGAAAAGAAACTGAAAATACGCTATAGAACACATGCTGCCTATACAATCATCTTCTTCCTGTTGATCCTGTTGTTTTACGTGATTAACAACAAGGCGGTGATCGACCTCGTATATCAGTTGGCAGCCTACACTTACGGTCCGTTGCTGGGCTTCTTCTTCTTCGGTATTTTGACAAAATATCAGGTGCGTGACCGTTGGATGCCTTTCGTAGCGGTAGCTTCGCCCTTGTTCTGTCTGTTACTCGACTGGGTGGCAAAAAGCATCTTCCATTTTGGATTCGGATTTACCTTGTTGATCTTTAACGGATTGTTTACCTTTGTGGCTATGTGGCTGCTAAGAAAGAGTCCTGTTTCAATAGAAAAATAG
- a CDS encoding glycoside hydrolase family 10 protein encodes MKKTVLLFLFLSVVQLCVAQTALTAQAPKRELRAAWIATVNNIDWPSKPGLSAEEQKSELIAYLDLFKKMNLNAVVLQVRPCADAFFASQYEPWSEFLTGKQGADPGYDPLQFAIAECHKRCMELHAWLNPYRASSDNNYTRLAPNHPFRQHPEWFVAYKEKTYFDPAIPDSRGFVCKVVKDIVTRYDVDAIHFDDYFYPYSDFNDSLSFAKYNRGYAAAKKDDWRRENVDILIKMLRDTIKSVKPYVKFGISPYAVWRNKRDDLRGSDTQSFSYTNYDHLYADIRMWLEKGWIDYVLPQLYFSIGYSRLDFRTVADWWGSNSYNHGLYAGIGTYRLDKAAKDSAWHSTDEIVRQSEYIRKLPVYGGFCYFNARNFKDNVMNINEVIEKAVNPYPALVPSVPGLPANQPSEPAKLKYDKNQRVLSWSVKDATGEMSSRYFVIYRFPKGAKPDFGNAMAIVSVVNEPRYQISQTISEPCDIYVTALDRLFNESKPSKRIKIR; translated from the coding sequence ATGAAAAAAACAGTTCTATTATTTCTATTCCTTTCGGTAGTGCAACTTTGTGTTGCACAGACTGCGTTGACAGCTCAAGCGCCGAAAAGAGAGTTGCGGGCGGCGTGGATTGCAACAGTAAACAACATCGATTGGCCATCCAAACCCGGATTGTCTGCCGAAGAGCAGAAGTCGGAATTGATTGCCTATTTGGATCTTTTCAAAAAAATGAATCTCAATGCGGTAGTGTTGCAAGTGCGTCCGTGTGCCGATGCTTTCTTTGCGTCGCAATACGAACCCTGGTCTGAATTTCTTACTGGCAAGCAAGGCGCCGATCCCGGATACGACCCATTACAATTTGCCATTGCGGAGTGTCATAAACGTTGTATGGAGCTCCATGCGTGGCTGAATCCATACCGGGCGTCCAGTGATAACAACTATACCCGGTTGGCTCCAAATCACCCTTTCAGGCAGCATCCCGAATGGTTTGTGGCCTATAAAGAAAAAACTTATTTCGACCCGGCAATTCCCGATTCAAGAGGGTTTGTTTGCAAAGTTGTCAAAGATATTGTTACCCGTTACGATGTGGATGCCATCCATTTTGACGACTATTTTTACCCATATAGCGATTTCAACGACTCATTGTCATTTGCGAAGTATAACCGGGGGTATGCGGCTGCCAAAAAGGATGACTGGCGGCGCGAGAATGTGGATATACTGATTAAAATGTTGCGTGATACGATAAAGTCGGTGAAGCCTTATGTGAAGTTCGGAATTAGCCCTTACGCTGTGTGGCGGAATAAGCGCGACGATCTTCGCGGATCGGATACGCAGAGTTTCAGTTACACCAACTACGATCATCTGTATGCCGACATTCGGATGTGGCTCGAGAAGGGATGGATTGATTATGTGCTGCCGCAGCTGTATTTTTCGATCGGATATTCGCGTCTCGATTTCAGAACTGTTGCCGACTGGTGGGGTAGTAATTCCTACAATCATGGACTTTATGCCGGTATCGGTACCTATCGTCTTGACAAAGCGGCAAAGGATAGCGCATGGCATTCGACCGACGAAATTGTGCGTCAGTCCGAATATATCCGTAAATTGCCCGTTTATGGAGGTTTTTGCTATTTCAATGCCCGCAATTTCAAGGACAATGTGATGAACATTAACGAAGTGATTGAGAAAGCCGTCAACCCTTATCCGGCGCTCGTTCCGTCGGTACCGGGTTTGCCCGCGAATCAGCCTTCAGAACCCGCGAAACTGAAATACGATAAAAACCAACGGGTGTTGAGCTGGTCGGTAAAAGATGCCACGGGAGAGATGAGTTCCCGTTATTTTGTGATCTACCGTTTTCCAAAGGGAGCAAAACCTGACTTCGGAAATGCAATGGCAATTGTATCGGTAGTGAATGAACCACGATATCAGATAAGCCAGACGATCAGCGAGCCTTGTGATATCTATGTGACGGCTCTCGACCGATTGTTTAATGAAAGTAAACCTTCAAAAAGAATCAAAATCAGGTGA